Part of the Candidatus Brocadiaceae bacterium genome, CTGGAGGCCACGGCGGGGCACCCGCGGCTGCATCCCGCCTGGGCCGCGCTGCCGCCGGGCACGGACGAGCAGCCCGAACCGGACGAGTTCGTCCGGCAGATGCGTGCGAACCGCGTGGGCGCCCTGTTCCTGTTCACCGGCCAGTACCGCATCGACCTGTCCGACTGGTCCCTGGATGCCCTGCTGGAGCCGCTGGCGGACGCCGGGGTGCCCGTTTTCCTCGTGCCGGACGCCATCGGGCCGGGCGCCCGGACCATGGACCTCACCGACTACGCCGCCGTCGTGGCCCTCTGCCGCCGCCGGCCCGCGCTGCCCGTCGTCATCAGCGAGTTCCGCATCCGGCACAGCCAGCGGACGCTGTACCGTGCGCTGGACGCCTGCCCGAACCTGCACGTCGAGCTGAGCGGCTACTGGCTCTACCGCGGCATCGAGTACATCACCCGCCGATGGGGCAGCGAGCGCCTGCTGTTCGGCTCGAACTGGCCGACCTTCGGCCCCCACATGACGGTGGCCGCGCTTGCGTGCGCCGAGATCGACGATGCCGACAAGCGGCGGATCGCGGGCGACAACCTCCGGCGCCTGATCGCCTGGTGCGAGCCGGAGCATCCCCGGGTGGCCCCGACGCCGCCCGCCGACGAATACGCGCAGTTCGGCCGCACGGGCGAACGCCCGCAGGACATGCCCTTCGACGACTGCCACGGCCACCTGGGCGGCCGGCATTTCGCCTACCACATCCCCGATTGCGACCTGGACTCCACCGTGCGGGAAATGGATCGCCTGGGCGAGCGCCGAGCCTGTGCCTTCTGCTTCACCGGCGTCACCGGCGACGAGCGCTTCGGCAACGACCTGGTCGCCGACGCCGTCCGGCGCCATCCGGACCGTTTCATCGGCTTCACGATGCTGAGCCCGCACCGCGGCGAGGAGGACATGCGCCGGGAGCTGCTGCGTTGCGCCGACCTGGGCCTGCGGGGCGTCAAGCTGATCCCCTACTACCAGGGCTACCCCGCCGACGGCCCGCTGCTCGAGGTCGCCTGCCGGTGGGCCCACGAACGCCGGCAGATCATCCTGAACCACCACTGGGGACCCGTCGAGCACCTGGAGCGGCTCCTGGCGGCCCATCCGGACGCCTGCTTCGTCAATGGGCACACCACGCTGGCCTACGCCGGGCTGATGGAGCGCTACCCGAACCTGTACATCTGCTCCTGCCCGCTGCTGGGGCCGCGGGAGTGCGAGGAGGTGGTGGCGCGGATCGGTGCGGACCGGCTGCTGTTCGGCAGCG contains:
- a CDS encoding amidohydrolase family protein, translating into MARWEFFDARCTVGRHCRLQAGGPHSADDLLAEMDHYDVCEALVVDSLSRENHPFDGNRRVLEATAGHPRLHPAWAALPPGTDEQPEPDEFVRQMRANRVGALFLFTGQYRIDLSDWSLDALLEPLADAGVPVFLVPDAIGPGARTMDLTDYAAVVALCRRRPALPVVISEFRIRHSQRTLYRALDACPNLHVELSGYWLYRGIEYITRRWGSERLLFGSNWPTFGPHMTVAALACAEIDDADKRRIAGDNLRRLIAWCEPEHPRVAPTPPADEYAQFGRTGERPQDMPFDDCHGHLGGRHFAYHIPDCDLDSTVREMDRLGERRACAFCFTGVTGDERFGNDLVADAVRRHPDRFIGFTMLSPHRGEEDMRRELLRCADLGLRGVKLIPYYQGYPADGPLLEVACRWAHERRQIILNHHWGPVEHLERLLAAHPDACFVNGHTTLAYAGLMERYPNLYICSCPLLGPRECEEVVARIGADRLLFGS